One part of the Eucalyptus grandis isolate ANBG69807.140 chromosome 10, ASM1654582v1, whole genome shotgun sequence genome encodes these proteins:
- the LOC104422484 gene encoding scarecrow-like protein 33: MIMEPRVTGFSGSPSALMFDNETLLPFPDQRANLAYGFGRDGQSRDVGFVDKPFFPSDPRYCDSAPSSLVSVEADFPSEDSDFSETVFRYINQMLLEEDMEEKSSMSHDPLALQAAEKSLHEALGETCRSEATPSPPFMESPDNNYLGNSNDYGKSSPSRNTGGSNFADHQWLGDFGDGRNYMRRSSDIGDFIFQSTVNAHVQPSSSLPNSFLSNGNRTNASLGSGPLFPNFLTGSQSVLQFQRGVEEASKFLPKVTQLVIDLEKSSVNSWSKEKKSLNVVNLEEDESDLLPLGGIRGKKNHQREDSEFEDERSNKQTAVYVDDIDTELSKMMDKMLLLKIKGRSRDSNTDESSEKEVNESLQQSRRTQASDGGKFHDITPTPTSNVTEMVDLRTLLILCAQAVSSDDRRTADDYLKQIWQHASPFGDGSQRLAHYFANGLEARLGGTGSQIYAALGSKKTSAVDILKAHHLCRMACPFQKMAIVFANYMIMDLAEKATTLHIIDFGILYGFQWPVVIFLLSRRTGGPPKLRITGIEFPQRGFRPAERVQVTGRHLAKLCKQFNVPFEYNGIAQEWDTIKIGDLKIRKGETIAVNTMFRFKNLLDETVVLNNPRDSVLNLIRKIRPHLFVQAIVNGSFSVPFFVTRFREALFHYSALFDAFDTNLERYNRMRLMYEKEFFGREAINVIACEGTERVERPETYKQWQVRNKRAGFKQLPLAPALMKKLRSKLGEFPDDFVVDEDGHWMLQGWKGRILRASSCWVPT, encoded by the coding sequence ATGATTATGGAGCCGCGAGTCACCGGATTCTCCGGCTCCCCGAGCGCCTTAATGTTCGACAACGAGACCCTCTTGCCATTTCCGGATCAGCGCGCGAACTTGGCGTATGGGTTCGGTCGCGACGGCCAGTCTCGGGATGTTGGCTTCGTGGACAAACCCTTCTTTCCTTCCGACCCTAGGTATTGCGATTCTGCTCCGTCTTCGCTCGTGAGTGTGGAGGCGGATTTCCCGTCCGAGGATAGCGACTTCTCGGAGACTGTGTTCAGGTACATAAATCAAATGCTTTTGGAGGAGGACATGGAGGAGAAGTCCTCTATGTCTCATGACCCTTTGGCTCTCCAGGCGGCTGAGAAGTCGCTCCATGAAGCTCTTGGCGAGACGTGCCGGTCTGAAGCGACCCCGTCCCCTCCATTCATGGAGAGTCCAGACAATAATTATTTGGGAAACAGTAATGACTATGGTAAGAGCAGCCCTTCTAGGAATACCGGCGGCAGCAACTTTGCTGATCATCAATGGCTCGGTGATTTTGGGGATGGAAGAAATTATATGCGGCGATCTTCTGACATAGGAGACTTCATTTTTCAGTCCACTGTGAATGCTCATGTTCAACCATCCTCTTCCTTACCAAACAGCTTCCTGAGTAATGGTAATAGGACGAATGCATCATTAGGGAGTGGCCCTTTGTTCCCTAACTTCTTGACCGGGAGCCAATCAGTATTGCAGTTCCAGAGAGGTGTGGAGGAAGCTAGCAAATTTCTTCCCAAAGTGACACAGTTAGTTATTGATCTGGAGAAAAGCAGCGTAAACTCATGGTCTAAGGAAAAGAAATCACTGAATGTGGTTAACTTGGAGGAGGATGAAAGTGACCTTTTGCCTCTCGGTGGAATTAGGGGAAAGAAGAACCACCAGAGGGAGGATTCAGAATTTGAAGATGAGAGGAGTAACAAGCAGACAGCagtgtatgttgatgacatcgACACCGAGCTATCCAAGATGATGGATAAAATGCTTCTCCTTAAAATTAAAGGCAGGAGTCGAGATTCAAATACTGATGAATCCTCTGAAAAAGAAGTAAATGAATCTTTACAGCAGAGTAGACGGACACAAGCTTCTGATGGTGGGAAGTTTCATGATATCACACCAACCCCAACCAGCAATGTGACAGAGATGGTGGATCTCAGAACTTTGTTGATCCTTTGTGCGCAAGCTGTCTCTTCTGACGATCGAAGGACTGCTGATGACTATCTAAAGCAGATTTGGCAGCATGCTTCCCCTTTTGGTGACGGATCTCAGAGGTTGGCACATTACTTCGCCAATGGCCTCGAGGCACGCTTAGGAGGCACTGGTTCTCAGATCTATGCTGCTCTAGGTTCTAAAAAAACATCAGCGGTCGATATTTTGAAAGCGCACCATCTTTGTCGTATGGCCTGCCCGTTTCAGAAAATGGCAATTGTCTTTGCGAACTATATGATCATGGATTTAGCTGAGAAAGCAACAACGCTTCATATTATCGACTTTGGAATATTATATGGTTTCCAATGGccagttgtcatctttcttctctccagGAGGACAGGCGGGCCACCCAAACTGCGTATTACAGGGATAGAGTTTCCCCAGCGTGGTTTTCGACCAGCAGAAAGAGTTCAGGTGACAGGACGCCACTTGGCAAAGTTGTGCAAGCAATTCAATGTTCCATTTGAGTACAATGGAATTGCTCAGGAATGGGATACTATCAAAATCGGGGATCTCAAAATAAGGAAGGGCGAGACCATTGCTGTGAATACCATGTTTCGGTTTAAAAATCTCCTTGATGAGACGGTTGTCTTGAATAATCCCAGGGATTCTGTTCTGAatttaatcagaaaaataagGCCGCATCTCTTTGTGCAGGCCATTGTCAATGGATCTTTTAGTGTCCCCTTCTTTGTAACAAGGTTCCGTGAGGCTCTCTTTCACTACTCTGCATTGTTTGATGCATTTGATACTAATTTAGAGAGGTATAACCGGATGAGACTGATGTATGAGAAAGAGTTCTTTGGCCGAGAAGCTATAAATGTCATTGCATGTGAGGGGACGGAGAGGGTTGAGAGGCCGGAGACATATAAGCAATGGCAGGTTCGCAATAAGAGGGCTGGGTTCAAGCAATTGCCACTGGCCCCAGCACTTATGAAGAAATTGCGATCTAAGTTGGGGGAGTTCCCTGATGATTTCGTGGTTGATGAAGATGGCCACTGGATGCTGCAGGGGTGGAAGGGCCGAATCCTGCGTGCTTCATCTTGTTGGGTACCCACCTAG